One segment of Pyxidicoccus trucidator DNA contains the following:
- a CDS encoding 3-dehydroquinate synthase: MTTAFLPPGAYRPPVDRWGTFARLAASLPEGSVAVVDRTVAKLHPTLLPTLEARRPRAIVQLTGGESAKSFTALEKVLAGGLSLPRSGTLLAVGGGTVGDVSTVAAHLLKRGVRLVQVPTTLLAAVDSSLGGKGAVDLTVRGRVVKNPAGVFHYAEEGWLCPEFFTTLSETQVREGSLEAWKMVISLDASLFRRYVRTPPALTKLVKDARRLKESVCSQDPYEHQGLRRVLNFGHTFGHVLESVSHFKLSHGDGVGLGMLLALDVGRLLGVTPGDVAARAEEALANGPGVPGRERAAALLRRAPLKDIVTLLGADKKAGSAGELRMVLLSAIGTTEVHDVAEHTWRELWPAWTKGVRP, encoded by the coding sequence TCGCCGCAAGCCTCCCCGAGGGCAGCGTGGCCGTCGTCGACCGCACCGTGGCGAAGCTGCACCCCACGCTCCTTCCCACGCTGGAGGCCCGGCGCCCGCGCGCCATCGTCCAGCTCACCGGCGGCGAGAGCGCGAAGTCCTTCACCGCCCTGGAGAAGGTGCTCGCGGGGGGCCTGTCCCTGCCGCGCTCCGGCACCCTGCTCGCCGTGGGGGGCGGCACCGTGGGCGACGTGTCCACCGTGGCCGCGCACCTGCTCAAGCGCGGCGTGCGGCTGGTGCAGGTACCCACCACGCTGCTGGCGGCGGTGGACAGCAGCCTCGGCGGCAAGGGCGCGGTGGACCTCACCGTGCGCGGCCGCGTGGTGAAGAATCCCGCCGGCGTCTTCCACTACGCCGAGGAGGGCTGGCTCTGCCCGGAGTTCTTCACCACCCTGTCCGAGACGCAGGTGCGCGAGGGCTCGCTCGAGGCGTGGAAGATGGTCATCAGCCTCGATGCCTCCCTCTTCCGCCGCTACGTCCGCACGCCGCCCGCGCTGACGAAGCTGGTGAAGGACGCCCGCAGACTCAAGGAGAGCGTCTGCTCGCAGGACCCGTACGAGCACCAGGGCCTGCGCCGCGTGCTCAACTTCGGCCACACCTTCGGCCACGTGCTGGAGAGCGTGTCCCACTTCAAGCTGTCGCACGGTGACGGCGTGGGGCTGGGCATGCTGCTGGCCCTGGACGTGGGCCGGCTCCTGGGCGTGACGCCCGGGGACGTGGCCGCCCGGGCCGAGGAAGCCCTCGCCAACGGCCCCGGAGTGCCAGGCCGCGAGCGGGCCGCCGCCCTGCTCCGCCGCGCCCCGCTGAAGGACATCGTGACGCTGCTCGGCGCCGACAAGAAGGCGGGCAGCGCCGGCGAGCTGCGCATGGTGCTGCTCAGCGCCATCGGCACCACCGAGGTGCACGACGTGGCCGAGCACACCTGGCGTGAGCTGTGGCCCGCCTGGACGAAAGGTGTCCGCCCATGA
- a CDS encoding 3-phosphoshikimate 1-carboxyvinyltransferase, with translation MSSTSDSRILVNPAGLRAAPLNPPVSKSDAQRALVLGHLTGAWPLPSVQAEPDEDLPADVRVLRRGVEALRQRWEPQGTVRDVDCADGGAPFRILVTQAAVTPGAHVRFTGTPRLGERPHGPLFTSVRAALGTAGLTLTEGTPWPVELKAPRDTSAVAPVFRVPGAQSSQYASSLLLGCAALFLRERRAWSVEIEGALTSAGYLELTVTWLKRFGFDIQESSSRYTVAGYTAPPSVPSLPGDWSSLGYLLLISWKAGGTVERADTGSAHPDDAIVRLIEQVGLRAVPAGGQHTLKVEGRLSGGLRASGKECPDLLPTLAALACVLPAPSTLTDVEILRVKESDRLEGIRTLVAAYGGTTKLQGESLEIHPPSSPPARFEMDSRGDHRLAMTAATLCVLSGTPLLLTGPECVEKSFPGFWRQLSRTGALISREP, from the coding sequence ATGAGCTCGACGAGTGACTCCCGCATCCTCGTGAATCCGGCCGGCCTGCGCGCCGCGCCCCTCAACCCGCCCGTGTCCAAGTCGGACGCGCAGCGGGCCCTGGTGCTGGGCCACCTCACCGGCGCCTGGCCCCTGCCTTCCGTGCAGGCCGAGCCCGACGAGGACCTCCCCGCGGACGTCCGCGTGCTGCGCCGGGGCGTGGAGGCCCTGCGCCAGCGGTGGGAGCCTCAGGGCACCGTGCGCGACGTGGACTGCGCCGACGGTGGCGCGCCCTTCCGCATCCTCGTCACCCAGGCCGCGGTGACGCCCGGCGCGCACGTGCGCTTCACGGGCACGCCGCGCCTGGGGGAGCGCCCCCACGGGCCGCTGTTCACCTCCGTGCGCGCGGCGCTCGGGACGGCCGGCCTCACGCTCACGGAAGGCACGCCCTGGCCGGTGGAGCTGAAGGCGCCCCGAGACACCTCCGCCGTGGCCCCGGTGTTCCGGGTGCCGGGCGCGCAGAGCAGCCAGTACGCCTCCAGCCTGCTGCTGGGCTGCGCCGCGCTCTTCCTGCGCGAGCGCCGCGCGTGGAGCGTGGAAATCGAAGGCGCCCTGACGAGCGCCGGCTACCTGGAGCTCACCGTCACCTGGCTGAAGCGCTTCGGCTTCGACATCCAGGAGTCCTCTTCCCGCTACACGGTGGCCGGCTACACCGCGCCCCCGAGCGTCCCCTCGCTGCCGGGCGACTGGTCCTCGCTGGGCTACCTGCTGCTCATCTCCTGGAAGGCGGGCGGCACCGTGGAGCGGGCGGACACGGGCAGCGCGCACCCGGACGACGCCATCGTCCGGCTCATCGAGCAGGTGGGCCTCCGGGCCGTGCCCGCCGGGGGCCAGCACACGCTGAAGGTCGAAGGACGCCTGTCCGGTGGGCTGCGGGCCTCCGGCAAGGAGTGCCCGGACCTGCTGCCCACGCTGGCGGCCCTGGCGTGTGTGCTGCCGGCCCCCTCCACCCTCACGGACGTGGAAATCCTCCGGGTGAAGGAGAGCGACCGCCTGGAAGGCATCCGCACCCTCGTGGCGGCCTATGGCGGCACCACGAAGCTCCAGGGTGAGTCGCTGGAAATCCACCCCCCGTCCTCGCCCCCGGCGCGCTTCGAGATGGACAGCCGGGGTGACCACCGCCTGGCGATGACGGCTGCCACACTGTGCGTGCTATCCGGTACGCCCCTCCTCCTCACCGGCCCCGAGTGCGTGGAGAAGAGTTTTCCCGGCTTCTGGCGCCAGCTTTCACGCACCGGCGCTCTTATTTCCCGAGAGCCATAG
- a CDS encoding citrate synthase has protein sequence MAKDTLTITDNRTGKTYEVPIENGCIRTNALRQIKASDEDFGLMGYDPAFLNTANCKSAITFIDGDKGILEYRGYPIEQLAEKSSFLEVAYLLLNGELPTPKELEQFIHLVTHHTYVHENVKSFMDGFRYDAHPMSMLGSTVAALSGFYPDAKNIKDERSRRIQITRLIAKMPTIAAFSYRHSMGLPYIYPDNDLSYVANFLAMIKRIGTTTYKVHPVLERALDVLFILHADHEQNCSTTSVRTVGSSEVDPYSAVTAGIGALYGPLHGGANEAVLRMLREIGHISKIPDFIKSVKSGEGEKKLMGFGHRVYKSYDPRAKVIKRVADEVFEVTGKNPLLDIALELERIALQDEYFVKRKLYPNVDFYSGLIYEAMGFQVEMFPVLFAIPRTVGWCAQWEEMVMDSEQKIARPRQVYTGSKRRDYIAMDKRAAK, from the coding sequence ATGGCCAAGGACACGCTGACGATCACCGACAATCGGACCGGGAAGACGTACGAGGTCCCGATCGAGAACGGCTGTATTCGCACCAACGCTCTCCGCCAGATCAAAGCCAGTGACGAAGACTTCGGGCTGATGGGCTACGACCCGGCGTTCCTCAACACGGCCAACTGCAAGAGCGCCATCACCTTCATCGACGGTGACAAGGGCATCCTCGAGTACCGTGGCTACCCCATCGAGCAGCTCGCGGAGAAGTCCAGCTTCCTGGAGGTCGCGTACCTCCTGCTGAACGGGGAGCTGCCCACGCCGAAGGAGCTGGAGCAGTTCATCCACCTCGTCACGCACCACACCTACGTGCACGAGAACGTGAAGTCCTTCATGGACGGGTTCCGCTACGACGCGCACCCCATGTCCATGCTGGGCTCCACCGTCGCCGCGCTCTCCGGCTTCTACCCGGACGCGAAGAACATCAAGGATGAGCGCAGCCGCCGCATCCAGATCACGCGCCTCATCGCGAAGATGCCCACCATCGCCGCGTTCTCCTACCGGCACAGCATGGGCCTGCCGTACATCTACCCGGACAACGACCTGTCCTACGTCGCCAACTTCCTGGCGATGATCAAGCGCATCGGCACCACCACCTACAAGGTGCACCCGGTGCTGGAGCGCGCGCTCGACGTGCTCTTCATCCTCCACGCGGACCACGAGCAGAACTGCTCCACCACGTCCGTGCGCACCGTGGGCTCCTCCGAAGTGGACCCGTACTCCGCCGTCACGGCGGGCATCGGCGCCCTCTACGGCCCGCTCCACGGCGGCGCCAACGAGGCGGTGCTCCGCATGCTCCGGGAGATCGGCCACATCTCCAAGATCCCGGACTTCATCAAGTCGGTGAAGAGCGGCGAGGGCGAGAAGAAGCTGATGGGCTTCGGCCACCGCGTCTACAAGTCCTACGACCCGCGCGCCAAGGTCATCAAGCGCGTGGCGGACGAGGTCTTCGAGGTGACGGGCAAGAACCCGCTGCTCGACATCGCCCTGGAGCTGGAGCGCATCGCCCTCCAGGACGAGTACTTCGTGAAGCGGAAGCTGTACCCCAACGTCGACTTCTACTCGGGCCTCATCTACGAGGCGATGGGCTTCCAGGTGGAGATGTTCCCGGTGCTCTTCGCCATCCCCCGCACGGTGGGCTGGTGCGCGCAGTGGGAGGAGATGGTGATGGACTCGGAGCAGAAGATTGCCCGTCCCCGTCAGGTGTACACCGGCTCCAAGCGCCGCGACTACATCGCCATGGACAAGCGCGCCGCGAAGTAG